The following proteins are co-located in the Diorhabda carinulata isolate Delta chromosome 4, icDioCari1.1, whole genome shotgun sequence genome:
- the LOC130893409 gene encoding SWI/SNF-related matrix-associated actin-dependent regulator of chromatin subfamily B member 1 — MALRTYGDKPISFQLEENGEYYCVGSEVGNYLRLFRGSLYKKYPGMFRRSITNEERKRLIDLGLSQHVLASSVSLLRSAEVEDIIEGNDEKYKAVSVHTSEPPMPREGKSKKNMQWVPSLPNSSHLDAVPQATPINRNRVAAKKVRTFPLCFDDTDPQQNLENACQQEVLVPIRLDMEIEGQKLRDTFTWNKNESMITPEQFAEVLCDDLDLNPLTFVPAIAQGIRQQLEAFPADPPSIIEDNSDQRVIIKLNIHVGNTSLVDQVEWDMSEKQNNPEEFALKLCAELGLGGEFVTAIAYSIRGQLSWHQRTYAFSEAPLPTVEVPFRTTSESDQWAPFLETLTDAEMEKKIRDQDRNTRRIRRLANTTPGW; from the exons ATGGCTTTGAGAACGTACGGAGACAAACCAATAAGTTTTCAACTTGAGGAAAATGGGGAATATTATTGCGTCGGATCTGAG GTTGGAAACTATCTTCGTCTCTTCAGAGGCTCTTTATACAAGAAGTATCCTGGAATGTTTAGAAGATCAATTACTAATGAAGAAAGGAAGAGGCTAATTGATCTTGGGTTGAGTCAGCATGTTCTTGCAAGTAGTGTTTCATTACTACGATCTGCAGAAGTGGAAGACATTATTGAAGGAAATGATGAAAA ATATAAAGCTGTATCAGTTCATACCTCCGAGCCACCGATGCCTAGAGAAGGCAAATCTAAGAAAAATATGCAGTGGGTACCATCACTTCCAAATTCAAGTCATCTAGATGCTGTACCCCAAGCTACACCAATTAACAGGAACAGAGTGGCTGCAAAAAAG gtGAGAACATTTCCTTTATGTTTTGATGACACAGATCCGCAACAGAATCTTGAAAATGCTTGTCAACAAGAAGTTCTTGTTCCAATTAGGCTTGACATGGAAATTGAAGGTCAAAAACTAAGGGACACTTTTACATGGAATAAAAATG AAAGCATGATTACTCCAGAACAATTTGCAGAAGTTCTATGTGATGATCTAGACTTAAATCCATTGACATTTGTACCGGCTATTGCTCAAGGAATCAGGCAGCAATTAGAGGCCTTCCCAGCAGACCCTCCCAGTATAATTGAAGATAATAGTGACCAGAGGGTGATAATAAAGCTAAATATCCATGTGGGAAACACTTCTTTGGTTGATCAA GTGGAGTGGGACATGAGTGAAAAACAGAACAACCCGGAAGAGTTTGCTCTCAAACTATGTGCAGAACTAGGTTTAGGGGGAGAATTTGTAACTGCGATTGCATATTCAATTCGTGGTCAGCTTTCTTGGCACCAGAGAACATATGCTTTCAGCGAAGCCCCCCTTCCTACTGTGGAAGTACCATTTAGAACTACGAGTGAATCTGATCAATGGGCTCCATTTTTGGAAACTTTAACAGATGCcgaaatggaaaagaaaattagaGATCAAGATAGAAATACTCGTAGAATCAGGAGGTTGGCAAACACTACTCCAGGGTGGTAG
- the LOC130893411 gene encoding protein unc-119 homolog, with amino-acid sequence MSVLREKVDTISNKPLPSVKPKIISPDDVLKLTKITDTYLCDPDANIYEIDFTRFKLRDLESGAILFEIAKPVPENIDDNAEKNTENEEILDPNAGRFVRYQFTPQFLKLATVGATVEFTVGSKPVNNFRMIERHFFRDKLLKTFDFEFGFCIPYSRNTCEHIYEFPTLAPELVNDMIDNPFETRSDSFYFVDNCLIMHNKADYAYNGGMST; translated from the exons atgagTGTTTTAAGAGAAAAAGTAGACACGATCAGTAACAAGCCTCTGCCATCAGTAAAACCGAAAATTATTTCGCCAGATGATGTGttgaaattaactaaaattaCTGATACATATTTATGTGATCCCGATGCAAACATTTACGAAATTGACTTTACACGCTTTAAATTACGGGATTTGGAAAGTGGAGCAATACTTTTTGAAATTGCCAAACCTGTACCCGAGAATATTGATGATAATGCTGAGAAAAACACTGAGAATGAAGAGATTCTAGATCCCAATGCTGGTAGATTTGTGCGGTACCAATTTACCCCACAGTTCTTAAAATTAGCTACTGTTGGAGCAAc GGTTGAATTTACTGTTGGAAGTAAACCTGTCAATAATTTTCGAATGATAGAGCGCCACTTCTTTAgggataaattattaaaaacctttgattttgaatttggaTTTTGTATACCTTATTCAAGAAATACTTGCGAGCATATTTATGAGTTTCCTACATTAGCTCCTGAACTAG TTAATGATATGATAGATAATCCATTTGAAACAAGATcagattctttttattttgtggACAATTGTCTTATAATGCATAATAAGGCTGACTATGCTTATAATGGTGGTATGTCAAcataa